Proteins encoded within one genomic window of Rossellomorea vietnamensis:
- the hisB gene encoding imidazoleglycerol-phosphate dehydratase HisB — MRSAEIVRKTNETDIRLSFGIDGEGNSSIETGVPFMSHMMDLFTKHGQFDCTIEANGDTEVDDHHTTEDIGICLGQALLESLGDKKGIKRYGSAMVPMDEALAQVVVDLSNRPHLEFRAELPSQKVGTFDTELVHEFLWKLALEARMNLHVIVHYGHNTHHIIEAIFKALGRALDEATTIDPRVKGVPSTKGML; from the coding sequence GTGAGAAGTGCAGAGATTGTGCGTAAGACGAATGAGACAGATATCCGGTTGAGTTTTGGCATCGATGGGGAAGGGAATTCGAGCATCGAGACAGGGGTCCCGTTCATGAGTCATATGATGGATCTGTTCACGAAGCATGGACAATTCGATTGTACGATAGAGGCAAACGGGGACACGGAGGTCGACGATCACCACACGACAGAGGATATCGGCATCTGTCTCGGACAGGCATTGCTTGAATCACTCGGAGACAAGAAAGGCATCAAGCGTTACGGATCGGCCATGGTCCCGATGGATGAAGCCCTTGCCCAGGTCGTGGTGGACCTGAGTAACCGACCCCATCTTGAATTCCGTGCAGAACTTCCGAGTCAGAAAGTGGGGACATTCGATACGGAGCTTGTTCATGAATTTCTTTGGAAGCTGGCCCTTGAAGCAAGGATGAACCTTCATGTCATCGTGCATTACGGTCACAATACCCACCATATCATCGAAGCGATCTTCAAAGCACTGGGACGCGCCCTGGATGAAGCGACCACGATCGATCCCCGGGTAAAAGGGGTACCATCAACGAAGGGAATGTTATGA